In Myxococcales bacterium, the DNA window TTCCGAAACGTGGAGACGCCGTGGTGCCCACCCGCGGCGAGCGCCAGGAGATCGATGCGCTCGAAGGGCTTCTTCTTCGCGCGGTGCAGCCTCCGGAGCGCGTCGCGCACGATCGTCGAGCCGACCGAGAACGACACGATCGATATCTTTCGGCCGGGGTAGGCCGCGAGCACGCTGTCGACGAGGTGCTCGAGGATGGGCGTCGCCCACGCGTGATCGAAGTTCTGCGCCGCGTTCTCGGTGTCGTTGTTCCCGGCCGGGTCGTCCGATTTGTCCTTTCGAAAGTCGACGGCGAAGACCCGGAAGCCCGCGTCGACCAGCCGCTCGGCGAGCATCGGCTTCGCGTCGGCCTTGTCGGCAGGGAACTTCTCCCAATCGGCGGGCGTGGACGAATTGCCGTGCACGAGGACGACGATGGGCTTCTTCGTGTCCTCGCGATCGGCCGGGTAGGCCTTCGCGGCGCACGTGTAGCCCGGGATGCTCGCGGCCGGGTACGAGAGGCCCGCCGGGGTGCACCCGGGGTGGCCCGCGAGGACGCGGTACTTCACGGAAGGGGCGTCGGCGTTGCCCGGGTTCTGCGACGGGTCCGACCCCTCGACGACGACCGTAGCGTCGGTGCCACCTCCGTCGGCGCGCGCGAGCGAAGCGTCGGACGTGAGGCAGCCCGCGGGCGCGACGAAGAGCGCCGAAGCGACGGTGAGACCGAAGAGCGAGGCGAGGGAGGGACGAAGAAGGGAAATCATGACGAGGTCCTGTCGGCGTGGGGAGGGCTCATTCGCCCGGGGTGGGCTCGGCTTCGAGGTCGGCGTGCGCGTCTTCGGGCGAGGGCGCGCGGGTCCTCCCGAGCGTGGCGAGGACGAGCACGACGAGGCAAAGCTCGAGGATCGACGTGACGATCATGACCGCGAAGCCGAGGGAGGTGCCCGCGCGCTCCGCGAGGGTGGCCGTTGCGAGGGGGAGGAAGCCGGCCACGAAGGCGCCCACGTGGTACGTGATGCCGACGAGCCTCGCCCGCGCCTCCGCCGGGAACATGGTGGTGAGCAGCATCGGCGTCACGCCGCAGAAGCCCGCCCCGAACGCCCCTCCGAGGAACGCACCGACGCCGAGGTGCGACGGCGGGTGACCCACGTAGAGCGGCATCACCAGCACCGAGAGCCCGGCAGGCACCACGATGGCGAGCGCCACGCTCCGCTTCGCCGCGACCACACCGCTCACGATGGCCCCGAGCATCATGCCGACGTTGAACAGCGCGACGAGCACGAACGTCTCGTGTGCGCCGAGGCCGAGCTCGACCTTCAAGATCGTGGGATAGAGGCCCGTCAAAGCGTAGTACGCGCCGAAGCCGACCGACATCGCGAGGGCGCCCCACACCGCGCGCCCGAGGAGCCCCTCGTGCTTCGCGAAGAGGACCCGGAGCGGCTCGGGCCTCGCCTTCGCGACCTTCTTCCACTCTTCGCTCTCGGGCACCCACGAACGCAGCGGGAGGACCAAGAGCGCCGGGAGCGCCGTCACGACGAAGAGCGCACGCCACCCGAAGCGAG includes these proteins:
- a CDS encoding MFS transporter, with product MSREGMPTKAQAITFAAAWAGWVMDAFDFTAFLLVMPEIEKTFGVKHTASAGAIALTLLMRLVGGYFAGKAADRWGRKLPLLVSVVWFAVCDGAIALAPSFTAILVLRTLFGLGMGAEWTSGTTLAMENWPKKTRGIASGVLQGSWAVGYLLAAAVSAFVVPRFGWRALFVVTALPALLVLPLRSWVPESEEWKKVAKARPEPLRVLFAKHEGLLGRAVWGALAMSVGFGAYYALTGLYPTILKVELGLGAHETFVLVALFNVGMMLGAIVSGVVAAKRSVALAIVVPAGLSVLVMPLYVGHPPSHLGVGAFLGGAFGAGFCGVTPMLLTTMFPAEARARLVGITYHVGAFVAGFLPLATATLAERAGTSLGFAVMIVTSILELCLVVLVLATLGRTRAPSPEDAHADLEAEPTPGE